A region of the Carya illinoinensis cultivar Pawnee chromosome 16, C.illinoinensisPawnee_v1, whole genome shotgun sequence genome:
ttgtggccccatgtattttacgtatcacaattgtagttaaatacatactccacacttgttgtggccccatgtattctacacatcataatgtactcaagatgaaatgtgactggaatacgaaaggactaaagtcctgacgtaacataacgtgacttgaacataacttagaatacatgaccaacttgagatagaaacatttcgtaacatggcataatatataatagacaacatatttaacatgacatacttgtaacagtgaatattacatgacttgacttacatgtaatagatgacatacttagcatgacatacttgtaatgtacagtaatacataacagaatatattatgtaacagataaaaattgatgacagaataaattctgtataatagacaattacatgataacttgatatggcatgacacatatgataatatacatacatacactgtagttcttttacttagaacacatacacagtagactgctagtaagttaaaagctaacttacattgatctccgcgtttcttataaaacttcaagtgcgatcacgaggaactgtaattagtgattctaaaagttagaactaaatcactaaaaatttgaaatatgaaaaatactaacttaaagagtaaaattttgtcctaaattttgtcttaaagtgtgggaaaatgaccgttttacccataacttaaggattttgcatactaactccaaaagtttccaaaatttacatttctcatgtaaattttgtcctaaatttaaatatcaactcagaaaaatttaaaacaaaacacaactatgaagaacacactatagtcgaaacatccatagaccATTTCCgtttatttttattgcaattccttccaatttcaaaactcatgcttaaaccaaaattttgcaacaaacatcttccaatcctaagttcaaaaccatacttaaaacatccatttagaaaaagctaataatcaacaccaaacttttatgtaaaaagatccaagcacttgaatcacaagttttgaccttaaatcaaaacatctccaagaatttcaaaaatcaaatcttacttctaacatattcataatatcatcctaacatcaaccatgctttaaatcatcaaactaaagtcaccaaaatcacaaaataacatttggagtttttggttttacacttagtccaaaaacagaaactttttcctcaactagttttgataaatctcttgatctatgacttataaatatatgatcttcaaaccaaaccattatatggtttaaaaagatgtcctaaaacatatacaagcttctaattcaagatcacatggttagaaattaaccaaaacataaatttagccaagaatatccacactttggcttatctgaatatctctttgcataaaatttcatatctttgaaactaacatcaaatatcttcaaaataataatataacatgtatataagatgtttaggatcctccaataaaattatcaaagtcattagaataggtttagaccaccaaagagttaaactttctcaaaacagaaactgtttttcctcttccagtttctaagtttctaaatctaagaaaatctttcatcaaaacctttaatcatgaaaaactcctcaaccaatagtcatatatacatgttaacaatactccataaaaatttcggaccaatatctatccattagcttggtcaaaaactccaaactataacatattctccagtttatctcccagaatgacctttctatagtttacacaatatttgactgaccaaatgatcttcaaatggggaaaataaaatatccatgtaaactagactcaaaaaggaacaacttatatgaaggagactttatgataaaacacttacaaaagcttcgaaatgggtgtacaaaagaccgcttaaaagctgtccgagagagagtgtttgatattcttttaatggaaagtgtaaatgaagataatttcgtggggagaggtggctggagatacttatggatgagatatggaagagatgaggctggagttgagagttgagtgtagttttctcctacccaaaaaaaatctataaatgattatcttataatattctatccaataatatctaaaaaaaaatcaacttaagatatttttatctaataatatctatcaactcaaaatatttttacccaataatattcacgaaaattacctcaagatatttctttttatccaataatatctacagttttgaacagacattttgtccgaaaatatgaaaaatgttattgcgccataagactttaaataatcctccaagtctaatggcacaaatcataatacattttgacacttctaactatctccaataatcaaaaatacacttatgataccatagtaaataataacactaactatatagttagacaaaaacctatacgattaatggattcgtgaaaacttatgaggttttcacgagattcctaaagttaatagaaatttcacaattgaatttctagcgggctgttacatactGGATCTGCCACAAGCGAAATAGCTGATGTAGAGGAAATACCCGATTCTAGAGAAATTGATATTCCTTATACCTCCACTAGAGTTGAAGAAAGTAACGAAGATAGACCAAATTTAGTGGAAACCAAGGATAGAATTACCTCGACATCTCAATTAGAGGATGAAGTTGGTGGTGATACGATAGAGGAGCCAAAGTTGGCGATGGAGTttacttcttttgaaaaagtaatgagTTAGTATAAACAGtatgataaaaaatttagatttggGGTGATGACAAGAATGACTgagaagggagatgataagACTGTTAGATATGCCACCATTTGTTGTGCCCGTGGTGGGAAGGCCTGTAATAGGAAGTTGAATGTCACCAGACCATGTCCTACAGGAAAGACAGAATGTAAGGTAAAGATTAATGTCTTAAAAGTTGACGAAAAGTTTAAGTTGACAACAATTCATAATATCTATAACCATGACCTCAGTCCAAAAAAATCTCGCTTCTTTCGATATAATAGACAAATGAGTGACTCCATAAAAAGAGTCATAGATATAAATGATTTGGCTGGTATCCGAATGAAAAAGAGTTTTGGATCTCTTGTCGTTGGTGCGGGTAGTTTCGAGAACctctcatttttggaaaaagatTGTCACAATTATATCGACAAAGCAAGACATTTACGACTTGGCGCAGGTGATGCTGGAATGATTCGAGAGTATTTTTTACGGATGCAGTACAAAAATCCTAAATTCTTTGcattgatggatttagatgatGACGGAAGGTTAAAGAATGTCTTTTGGGCAAACTCCCGTCGTAGGAAAGCCTATCAATATTTCAGTGATGTGGTtacattcgacaccacatatCTAACCAATAGATATGggatgccctttacaccatttgtTGGTACAAACCACCACGGCCAGTCAATTTTGTTTGGAGGAGGATTGATATCCAGTGAGGATACGACGACGTTTGTGTGGTTATTCCAAACCTGGTTACAGTGTATGGATAGTATAGCTCCAAAAGTTATTATCACAAATCAGGACAGATCATTGAAAAATCTATTGCTATTGTCTTTTCAAAAAGTCGACATCGATTTTGTTTGTGGCATATATTGAAGAAAGTCCCTAAAAAGCTTGCCTCTCATACTTCCTATAAAAGTGGGATGAAAAAAGCATTGATGAAATGCGTATATGACACCCAAAGTGttgaagagtttgaaaaatgttgGAATCAGTTAATCACCACTTACAACTTGCAGAAGAATGCCTGGCTACAAAGTTTATACACTGAGCATGAGTATTGGGTACCAGTGTTCTTGAAAGAGTTTTTTTGGACAGGGATGAGTACAATACAACGGAGTGAGAGCATGAATGTTTTTTTTGACGATTATGTTCATGCTAAgacaaacttgaaagagttCTTCAATTAGTTTGACaatacattgaaaaaaaaaattgaaaatgaagccAATGCGAACTTTCACTCATTTAACGTCATCATTCCCTACATATCTAGATCTCCGATCGAAAATAGATTTCAAGAATTGTATACTAATGCAAAATTCAGGGAAGTTCATAAACAACTTACCTGTCCTATAGATCTGGATTCAGAGTTAATTAAGAGAGATGGTGCAGTAAAGACCTATCTAGTAGAGGATGAAGATCGTGTGGAAGACTTCACTAAATTGGTTACATGTTCAATGGACTTTAGTAAGGATGATGTCGATACAAAGTGTTCATGTGGGTTATTTCAGATAAGGGGTATGTTGTGTAGGCATATTTTGACCGTATTCAAATGCAACGACATAAAATATGTGCCAAATTAGTATATTTTAGATTGATGAATGAAGGATATAAAGAGAAGATACACGTTAATCGACAACTTCTATGATGCTGGGGCTCAACGGGAAGATCCTAACAGATATTCAAGTCTATAAGATAATTACTCATGCAGCGGGCTCGAAAAAACATACTGAGGATGCAACATATAAGTTGTATGCAATGATTGACTTATATAGGAAAAACAAAGAACCCCCATCGATGACCCTCGACGATTCCAATGTTGTTACCTGTACAACACAGGAGACAGTTATAGGTGGTAGTTCACATAAAGTACTCAATCTACTAGTTGtaataaagaaaggaaaatctCCATCTCTAAGGAAAGCATCCAGGATGGAGAAAGACATGCGAAAAATTGCGAAAAATTAGAGCAAAGATGAAGAAAGTACAAGTCAAGAAAAAATGTAAACAGGTGCACATTAATTACTTTAAAATATACATTGTTTATTCGGTTTTATAAGTTATTAATGCAAGCAGTTACAAATCGATTGTGTTGCTTGTATATTTTAGATAGATGGAGGAGATACACAATTGCCAAATACGTCCAGGAATTTATTTGGACCATCAGAGATAGATATGTCTAATGTTGGACACGTGCAGGTATATTGATTTTGTTGCTATTTATAATGGAactgttatatttattttgacgtTTGTTATGTTATTAGGAGCCTGTTGAAGACAGCTTAGTTGTCGACATTATTTGAACCCACCATTGAGAAGCAGTTATTGGGAGTCAAGAAAGcataatatttttacattttttgatGTATAGTAatattgaaattatactaaaatTTGCATATTAATCCTTACAGATTAAAtttgggttggatggatcacaactTGTCAAATTTGGGGTGGATGGATCACTACCGGTGCAACCTCGGTGACTTTTAAGTTCAATATTGATAATTTGTAAGTTCAATAATCAATATGTGCAAGCACATAATATATACAGCCAACATTACTAATGTTAGCTAGCAATCTTAGTTCTTAACTCTAAGTGTTTATTGGTGCTAGTAAGTTATTAatgttttatcttattttttacaactttatttaatggttaaaacGAGTAAAGAAAATCTTAGGCACACAGTACAAGACACATGCAAGGCATACAAACAATAATAATTGTGTTGCATTTACTTGTGGTCCATTTGATAGTTGGATTGATGTTAACTCTGCTCCCCCATCCCTTCTTACTTTcagattctttttttcttttggatatTACCAtgtttttccttaatttttaaaCCTCAATTAAATTTCTTTTGGATATTTACTATTTGGTAGCAGTGGCACCATTACTCCTAGTAGATATTAAGCTATACATGAGGGCTGGTCTCATTATTTGGTTTCTGAATGTTTTAGttggtttttttgttgttgaattGTGGCTTGATTTGTTGTTCTTGCAGGTCCTACCCAACTCGTCCATAGGTGCATAGGAGCTTGCACACAATCCCACGGTTACTAAACATCAATTTCAGATTTTCAGCGGAGACCAAGATTTGATGGATACATTGGATAGTTTGGTTGAAAAGCTTAAAACTTGTAGTTAGCACCAACTTATTTTGATGTTTCCCAGGATACAAATTGTTGATATTATGTTTTGGATATTATATGCTGGGTCCCAGTCAAATCCATTGTGAAACAAATCTGTAATTTACTTGTTTGAATTTTTAGTCGCAACATTCAAGGGCTGTAATTGTTGGATATGTATAGTCTCTTGACTTTACATCCAAAGCTGTAATGAAATGAACATGTTGATGTAGGGCAGGGAAACCAAACAACCCGCAGGATATGTATGGTCTCTTGCAACTTTTGGAACTCAATTTTATAGGTAAAAGCTCTAGATGAGGGATACGTGGAGCTGTGGTAAGAAGACGTAAACAAGTGGTTCtatgaaatgtaaaataatcaaagaactaaaaTAACAATGAAGGAGAAAAAGTGAATGCTAAATCATCCTTTTTATagcattaattttattttattttatttttggtcaaAGAAACTTGAGCAACATATACTAGGAGAAAAAATGATTGTTTATTTTGCATTCTACATATCCTAGAAGGGGAGCATCTTGAAACCTGAGCAgcataactaaaaaaaaaaaaaaaagagttcacTTTTCATTCATGTATATCCTATGCGGACTTGGATATCATATGGACTGATTACACAATAAAAGCATGAAACAATTCATAAATGGATTCAAATGCCCTCAAGGCTCATCCATATGACAACATTACATAcacataaacatataaaaaggtAAAACTAACATAGTAAAATTTTGTGGTTTTAGACCTGTTACCAAGTGCAATCTACATAGTAGAAAGGTAAAACTAACATATATAACAACGTTACATACACATAGCTACTAACTTTTAACACTAATCCAAAATCACTTATAGACTACCAAGTAACATGCTGCAACAAATGCAAAAGTCCAATACACTCAAAGTAGTATGCGTGGACGTCTTATTTCAACTTCACGTACAACAAGCACCAACTCCTTCATGAGGGAGTCCTGCATGATCTAAAACATAAATGCAATATAAGTATTTTGGTAAGTGAACAACTAAGTAAAAAGAAGCATGTATATACAACAGTAACTCATAAGTTTGCTAGAGCATCAGCCACACTATTCTATTATTTGTAAGAGTGAATCTGTCTCCTCTATTAATCCTAAATTAAGTTTGCAAATGATAGCATAATAATAAACCATATTTCAAAACATAATCATATGGCAagaaaaaccataaacaaactTAACATCTTAACATCATAATTTCTAGCTAATGACACATATATCCTATGTATTactatacacacatacacacactccTTCAAACACATAAAATGTATTACTATACTATATACAAGGAATTTATCATATCCTATGTATTTGGACTAgacctttttaattttcaataaagTATTTGGTTACTCATAAAAAATAGAAGACATTTAAAGAATAACAGATCTAGAAAACTCAGGTATAAATACAACCTACCTGAATAAGTTGCCCTCATGTATGGATGCAGCTCCTTTATAATCCAAAGACGAAGATTGTATTCACCTGCAGGACTAAGACACTAAAAACAGGTTCTAAGTAATacgaaaaatgagaaaaataatatgtaaaggCTATGAATATAAAGGATATGTAAAGCAACATAGCATATCAGAAACTAAAACAAGACTGAAATGAAATTAACAGAATAGCTGAACGCTACTGATCAAAGGCTTACATCACCACTGGGCCATCAAACTTAGCTTGACGAAACAACTGCTGAATACGAACTATCTATTGAGATGTTAGATATTTGATAGGCATTTTGGGGTTAAACTCTGGCCCCATCTCAcctgagaatttttctttgatataaataaataagttttattgatcaaagaatggcaagGCCAATAACAAAATCTAATaccctaactaggtaggcacattagagagAAGGCCACTAAAACAAGCAAAAACCAACGCACCATTTCTTGTAGCCATGTGAGCTGCCAAAAAAGGTTAGTCATCAAGCTTTGGCACTCAAGACTAGTCCTTAACTCAGGCAGACACATACAAACATTCAATATGTACATGCATAAAAACCATTCACACTTCATGTATTCATTTGGGGAAACATAAACAATTCAAGACTAATATGAAATGTAGTGAGcaaaatgatttaattactccATACTATACCATTGTATGGAGCTTCAAAGAGGGAATTTGCAGGTAGACTAATGCCAAAAGCTGCCAGAGTGATGCCCACATTAAATCCAACACCACAACCAGCTCCAACATAACCAAACATATAACTTGTATTTGACCAAAGCACCTTAGTACCATTCAATGTGATATTAGTGTTAGATCAATTATACTCCTATTACTCAGCCATCTTAACTAATTATTTGATTAGTACAAGACATAAAGAATCATATGGAAAAAAGTTTatctaaaaggaaaaagaaatttccTACTGCCATCatattgtaaataaaatgattttgaagTTCCATCTATATTCTTCTCAATGGACGAATAGAAAATCACTCAAAAGCATATTCATACTTGTGGCTCaagcaaaatatgaaaataaaggtCTATATAAGTATAAAGAGTGCAGAACAATAAAAAGTTCCAAAGTTATGTTTTGCAAATGGCAGGCTATCCAAAATTAAGGACCAAGCATGcatattctcaaacttaaaaaCTAACTTCCAAGAATTTTTTAAGCACAAAAGTAATTGTCTTtcgcaacataaaaatgtgtgaATGTGAGGGATCTTGCCTTTAAATTCCAAAGTTATGTCATATAAATTAGAAGGACTATGAACTAAGAGGTTTTAGGGCATCAACTAAGCTTTCATTGACCAGAGTTAACACTACCCTTGCATTGGAAAGGTAATTAATAAACAACAGAgcactcttcttcttctttgacaaGTGGATATGaagctttttataattttatatgaagcTGTATCCATCAGATggaataaaaaatgaaacaaaatgcatatactaataaataaaatgcattcctcatatttacatataaataatatcACACTACATGCCAATGAAGCTATAGAAATTTGATTTTACTTCTATGCACtaaaattttaatgatgagctttaaaaaaaattaagatcctCTATATAGCATACATTGGCCACAAATTTGTGCAAAGATTTTGTTATAACGATGGAAATTTGTACaacaaaaatgacaataatcattttttttataatcctatttcttttttcttttttataatcatATTTCTTATCACCCATACAACAGAAATTGTAGCTACTATTGTAGTAAACAATTATAGCCAACGATACTGTAATGACAAACACTGGTGGTATTAGTAACCTCCAAGAGGGTAGTCGTTTGAGCGAACTGAAGTGGGCTTTAGACGGCGTTGTAAACCTGTTCATGGTTGGACTCTCTGAGCATCTTCACAGTAAGGTAAAACACTTGAAGCTTGAAATAGATAAATGATACAGAATTAGTTTTCACTGGGGGCATTTTTTGGGTACAAAAAGAGGGgaaagagagggagagctaAGGCGGGAACCATCCAAAGATATGGTCCAGTTGTAGAGAGTAAGGTATATGCACTGAAGGAGTGAAAGAAATCTAGCCATTGAAGAAATAGAAGCTAGATGTAGTTACGGCTTCCTGGGTTGGGGGTTGGGGTTAGGGTTAGGTTTCGGGCTTCGTGGGGTTggtgagaagaagaagatgagaagaagagaagTAGAATCTGCTTGCTGATTGTGGGTTGTCCAAAGAGAAGTGCTCGTGGGGAAGCAAAAGGGGATCTACGATGCAGGATTAGGTGATCGTGATGAAGACAAGAAGGGAAGGGAGCAGAGCATTTGAATTGAAAGATTAAATGCAGCAGCTGATTATATAAAACATAGTGTTTCATTTATCCATGTGGAGGTCCTTGTACGCGGAGGTTCCCCCTCCTGTGTGCAAATAGCTTTTTTCTTCACTTAAAATTGTAGACCGAATACATTGAGAAATATGTTACAAAACATGTCTTCATTAAGATCAAGAGCAACTTTTGTCAAACAATGAGTTGCCATATTAGCACTTCTATTAGTATGAACAGTAGACCAAGAAGTAaaggattttaaaatattttgagcaTCTTCAATCAGTAATCCACCCAAGCACAGGTCTGTGGCAAACCTTTTTATCATGTTGACTACTTGCAATGCATTCCCCTCGAGCATAATCTTGGATACACCCATTTCTTTGTAAAATATGGCAGCCAACAAAGTACCATATGCCTCAGCCTTAAAAGGGTCCTCATTCATAGTTCTAGAAACTTGAAGAGTGCTAATAACATGCCTTTTGAAATCTCTAGCAATCACACTAATGCCTATCCTCCCATTTGCAAGTTTAGTTGTTGCATCCCAATTAACCTTGTAAACCCTCCCTTAGTTGGTTTCTGTCATGTGGTTTGTGTTTGGGCTAATCTGCTTGACGCCTTGTTGACTTGGAGATTGACATTTTTTGTAAGATACCAAATCTTTTTTAGCAGTTTTATTAAGAGCAATATAGTGTTTAAATCCCTTTCCATGAATGAGTTCATTTCTTCTAGTCCAAATCAAACTTGCAGTAATAATAACTTCCTCCAATTCTTCCAACTCTAGAAAACTGGTCAGTTGGTTCCATATATCAAAGAAAAACTCACTTTGGAAAGCCAtcttttggatttttctacAACTCA
Encoded here:
- the LOC122299591 gene encoding uncharacterized protein LOC122299591, which produces MTEKGDDKTVRYATICCARGGKACNRKLNVTRPCPTGKTECKVKINVLKVDEKFKLTTIHNIYNHDLSPKKSRFFRYNRQMSDSIKRVIDINDLAGIRMKKSFGSLVVGAGSFENLSFLEKDCHNYIDKARHLRLGAGDAGMIREYFLRMQYKNPKFFALMDLDDDGRSPIENRFQELYTNAKFREVHKQLTCPIDLDSELIKRDGAVKTYLVEDEDRVEDFTKLVTCSMDFSKDDVDTKCSCGLFQIRAGSKKHTEDATYKLYAMIDLYRKNKEPPSMTLDDSNVVTCTTQETVIGGSSHKIDGGDTQLPNTSRNLFGPSEIDMSNVGHVQEPVEDSLVVDII